One window from the genome of Amycolatopsis sp. NBC_01480 encodes:
- a CDS encoding mandelate racemase/muconate lactonizing enzyme family protein, whose amino-acid sequence MAAVTKAEAFLVDLEVEQTRTDAVQAFLKQETVFVELTTADGATGLGYSYTIGTGGSAVLALLRDHLLPRLVGQDSRLIEGVWRDLFASTRATTVGAITSLALAAVDTALWDLRCKRAGEPLWRVAGGFRPRIPLYDTEGGWLHLSTDELVAGARKSAAAGWGGVKVKVGKPTAREDLERLTAVREAVGPRFDLMVDANQSMTAAEAIRRAKAFEPVDLFWLEEPLPADDVSGHARLAAATSIPVAVGESMYSLAQFRDYLHRGAASIVQVDVARVGGITPWLKVAHLAEAYHVEVCPHFLMELHVSLTAAIPNGRYVEYIPQLRAITTAEMTIEDGHAVAPEAPGLGIAWDRDAIDDRRVA is encoded by the coding sequence GTGGCTGCCGTCACGAAGGCCGAGGCGTTTCTCGTCGACCTGGAAGTGGAGCAAACCCGTACCGACGCGGTGCAGGCGTTCCTCAAGCAGGAGACGGTCTTCGTCGAGCTGACCACCGCCGACGGCGCGACCGGCCTCGGCTACTCCTATACGATCGGCACCGGCGGCAGCGCCGTGCTCGCGCTGCTGCGGGACCACCTGCTCCCCCGGCTCGTCGGGCAGGACTCGAGGCTGATCGAGGGTGTCTGGCGGGACCTGTTCGCCTCGACGCGGGCGACCACCGTCGGCGCGATCACCTCGCTCGCGCTGGCCGCCGTCGACACCGCGTTGTGGGACCTGAGGTGCAAGCGCGCGGGCGAGCCGCTCTGGCGGGTCGCGGGCGGGTTCCGGCCCCGGATTCCCTTGTACGACACCGAAGGCGGCTGGCTGCACCTGAGCACCGACGAGCTGGTGGCCGGCGCGCGGAAGTCCGCGGCGGCGGGCTGGGGCGGTGTGAAGGTCAAGGTCGGGAAGCCGACCGCGCGCGAGGACCTGGAGCGGCTGACCGCGGTACGCGAGGCCGTCGGCCCGCGGTTCGACCTGATGGTGGACGCCAACCAGTCGATGACCGCGGCCGAGGCGATCCGGCGGGCGAAGGCGTTCGAGCCGGTGGACCTGTTCTGGCTGGAGGAGCCGCTGCCCGCCGACGACGTCTCCGGCCACGCCCGGCTGGCCGCGGCCACCTCGATCCCGGTCGCCGTAGGCGAGTCGATGTACTCGCTCGCGCAGTTCCGCGACTACCTGCACCGCGGCGCGGCGTCGATCGTGCAGGTGGACGTCGCGCGCGTCGGCGGGATCACGCCGTGGCTGAAGGTCGCGCACCTGGCCGAGGCGTACCACGTGGAGGTGTGCCCGCACTTCCTGATGGAGCTGCACGTGAGCCTCACCGCGGCCATCCCGAACGGCCGGTACGTGGAGTACATCCCCCAGCTGCGCGCGATCACCACCGCGGAGATGACGATCGAGGACGGGCACGCGGTCGCGCCGGAAGCCCCGGGCCTGGGCATCGCCTGGGACCGCGACGCGATCGACGACCGCCGGGTCGCCTAA